One genomic region from Chthonomonas calidirosea T49 encodes:
- a CDS encoding protein-disulfide reductase DsbD family protein, producing MRRVFGELIVIGLLIGAFLPAFGQLGGATHIAFQATLVPPDARAGEGAQIVLTAKIDPGYHLYSLTQPEGGPVRTTITVPAGGPFAFVGKAVQPPFRSVFDPGFQITDQEYEGAVAFGIPVKLRSGIAGAQKALIEVHYQLCTDRNCLIPTTVSVPLSFRVAPGPPRPDHLQPITSVPPQPAGAATGSPPSTTMEQTAASPPISDSTRRSIALAEHRGLLSFLLLSMGAGFLALLTPCVFPMVPITVSFFSKRRQQKTWEGIRDALAYCFGIIATFTFLGVAAAVLFKATGIRAIANNPFVNLALAVLFIALGINLMGGFEIALPAGLANRFAAGAQKAGVLGPFFMGLTFTLTTFTCTVAFVGTLLAAAAEGDLFYPIVGMLGFSVAFALPFFLLALFPQYVARLPHSGSWLTTVKAYLGFVELAAAVKFLSNADLVWSLGWLTRPVFLAIWAAIALIAGCYLMGWLLLPHDTTATVGKVRRGFGLLTLVACVYLYAGINHAPLGTLAAFLPPDPYPGQAEMERGGLNWLHSYTEALALAKQENRPVFVNFTGVNCTNCRDMEQNVFPRPEVAAELRKFVLVELYTDRDREEDRQNARLLQKLAGVATLPTYVVVGPDGRVRAVLQDRRPPQVFLRFLEANER from the coding sequence ATGAGGCGCGTTTTTGGAGAGCTAATCGTTATTGGGCTCCTTATAGGCGCTTTTCTACCGGCCTTCGGGCAGCTGGGAGGGGCGACGCATATCGCGTTCCAAGCGACCCTTGTTCCGCCGGATGCCAGGGCGGGTGAGGGCGCCCAGATTGTGCTGACCGCCAAAATAGATCCCGGCTATCATCTGTACTCGCTGACGCAGCCGGAGGGGGGGCCGGTACGCACGACGATCACGGTGCCTGCTGGTGGCCCGTTTGCGTTTGTGGGAAAGGCGGTTCAGCCTCCCTTCCGGTCGGTTTTCGACCCAGGGTTTCAAATAACCGATCAGGAGTACGAGGGGGCGGTTGCCTTTGGCATCCCCGTGAAGCTGCGTTCAGGGATAGCGGGGGCGCAAAAGGCTCTTATCGAGGTGCACTATCAGCTTTGCACCGATAGGAACTGTCTCATCCCTACAACGGTATCGGTGCCGTTGAGCTTTCGCGTGGCGCCAGGCCCACCACGTCCCGACCATCTGCAGCCGATCACCTCGGTGCCGCCGCAGCCTGCGGGCGCTGCAACGGGTAGCCCTCCTTCAACCACGATGGAGCAAACGGCCGCCTCACCGCCGATCAGCGATTCCACCCGTCGCTCCATTGCTTTAGCAGAACATCGAGGTCTGTTGAGCTTCTTGCTTCTCTCGATGGGGGCTGGGTTCTTAGCGTTGCTTACCCCTTGCGTCTTCCCGATGGTGCCCATCACCGTGAGCTTCTTTTCCAAGCGGCGTCAGCAGAAGACGTGGGAAGGTATTCGTGATGCCTTAGCCTACTGTTTTGGTATTATAGCGACGTTCACGTTTTTGGGGGTTGCAGCGGCGGTGCTCTTTAAGGCCACGGGCATTCGCGCCATCGCCAACAATCCTTTTGTGAACCTTGCTTTGGCCGTTCTGTTCATTGCGCTGGGCATCAATCTCATGGGTGGATTTGAGATCGCGTTGCCAGCAGGTTTGGCCAACCGCTTTGCTGCGGGCGCGCAGAAAGCGGGGGTTTTGGGGCCGTTTTTCATGGGGCTTACCTTTACGCTCACCACATTCACCTGCACCGTGGCCTTTGTAGGCACGTTGTTGGCTGCCGCAGCGGAGGGCGATCTTTTCTATCCCATTGTGGGCATGTTGGGGTTTAGTGTGGCCTTCGCCCTGCCTTTCTTCCTGCTGGCCCTTTTTCCACAGTATGTTGCCCGACTGCCGCATTCAGGCTCGTGGCTTACCACCGTCAAGGCCTATCTAGGCTTTGTGGAGTTGGCTGCTGCCGTGAAGTTTCTTTCCAATGCCGACCTCGTATGGAGTTTAGGTTGGCTTACCCGCCCCGTTTTCTTGGCGATCTGGGCGGCTATCGCGCTGATCGCGGGCTGCTATCTGATGGGCTGGTTGCTTCTGCCTCACGATACCACGGCAACGGTAGGTAAGGTTCGGCGCGGCTTCGGCTTGCTAACTCTTGTGGCTTGTGTCTACCTCTACGCCGGAATAAACCATGCTCCGCTGGGAACGTTAGCGGCCTTCTTGCCTCCCGATCCCTATCCGGGTCAAGCGGAAATGGAGCGTGGTGGGCTGAACTGGCTGCACAGCTATACCGAGGCGCTCGCCCTTGCTAAGCAAGAAAACCGTCCGGTGTTTGTTAACTTCACCGGCGTCAACTGCACGAACTGCAGGGATATGGAGCAGAACGTATTTCCTCGCCCTGAGGTGGCTGCTGAACTGAGGAAGTTTGTCCTTGTGGAGCTTTACACCGATCGAGACAGGGAGGAAGACCGCCAGAACGCCCGGCTGCTTCAGAAGCTTGCTGGTGTTGCCACCCTGCCAACCTATGTGGTTGTTGGCCCGGACGGGCGGGTGCGCGCCGTTTTACAAGACCGAAGGCCACCTCAGGTTTTCTTGCGGTTCTTGGAAGCTAACGAACGATAG
- the lipA gene encoding lipoyl synthase, which translates to MNSRLPDWLKKRVPSPETVALVERMMRESHLHTVCESARCPNLGECWSKKTATFMILGDICTRNCGFCAIKVGRPLQVDPEEPRRLAETAKAMGLKHVVVTSVARDDLPDEGAGHFANTIRALREVIPGVIVEVLTPDFKGKVWCIRQVVEAKPDIYNHNIETVERLSPMVRPQAKYRRTLEVLRTVKRLDPSIHTKSGLMLGLGETHEEVVQTLRDLREVGVSAVTIGQYLRPTTTRHLPVVEYVHPDRFAEYERIGKEMGFLFVASAPFVRSSYNAQAFSEQLLAERLARVGKEPPSPSEEPLPAMV; encoded by the coding sequence ATGAACTCAAGATTGCCGGATTGGTTAAAAAAGCGAGTGCCTAGCCCGGAGACGGTGGCATTAGTGGAGAGAATGATGCGTGAAAGCCACCTTCACACGGTTTGTGAGAGCGCTCGCTGCCCTAATTTGGGCGAGTGTTGGTCGAAGAAAACCGCCACCTTTATGATCCTTGGGGATATTTGCACGCGCAACTGTGGTTTTTGTGCGATTAAAGTGGGCCGGCCATTGCAGGTAGATCCGGAAGAGCCGAGGCGGCTTGCGGAAACAGCCAAGGCGATGGGCTTGAAACATGTGGTGGTGACGTCGGTGGCCCGGGATGACCTGCCTGATGAGGGAGCCGGCCATTTTGCGAACACCATTCGGGCCCTTCGTGAGGTCATTCCTGGCGTTATTGTGGAGGTGCTTACCCCCGATTTTAAGGGCAAGGTCTGGTGCATTCGCCAGGTTGTGGAGGCCAAGCCAGATATCTACAACCATAACATCGAGACGGTGGAGCGGCTTTCTCCTATGGTGAGGCCGCAGGCAAAGTATCGGCGCACTCTCGAGGTGCTGCGCACGGTGAAGCGGCTCGATCCCTCCATCCACACCAAATCGGGGTTGATGCTAGGTTTAGGCGAAACGCATGAAGAGGTTGTGCAGACCCTGCGCGATCTACGGGAGGTAGGCGTAAGCGCGGTGACGATCGGGCAGTATTTGCGACCAACGACGACACGCCATTTGCCGGTGGTGGAGTATGTTCATCCCGATAGGTTTGCGGAGTACGAGCGGATAGGAAAAGAGATGGGTTTTCTGTTTGTGGCCTCTGCCCCGTTTGTGCGCTCGTCTTACAACGCTCAGGCCTTTTCCGAACAGCTGCTTGCCGAGCGGCTAGCCCGCGTGGGAAAAGAGCCGCCATCGCCATCTGAAGAGCCGCTTCCTGCTATGGTCTGA